CGCAGCCACAGCATGAGCACATTTTGGGTTGCGTTCAGCATCTCGGACTCCGTCAGGCATCAGCAGGTCCCTCCTGGGTCTGGCGAGGGCACCCAACACATCTCTGGTTTAtcaattattttcatatatgtattttcataCATTTCATCAATATCATCAACATATTGAGGGTATTGATGTGCATATGCTACCAGCTGTAAACAGTGCACATCATTTGTTCCCAGTCCTACAGAAACGGAGCTCTTGCATCTCAGAAAAGTCAACAAAAAATATTCAACTGGCGAAGTGGGTGTAATAGAAATCTTAGCAATAAAACCAGAGCTAAATGAGGAGGATATAATCTCAGTGCAGTATTTCTTCACTGTTCTGCCTTAGAACACGCTAAACAGGAATAAATACTAAGTTTTAGAAGACTTTTGTCACATTTTACACACATACATCCCATTGCAGTGTGCCTGTTACAGCCCCCTGCTCCGTCTGTACACCGAATTGGTTATTTAATGCAAAAATTACACCAGCCCGCTTGAGATGAAAAGGTCACATCCACACTATTCTAGTCTGCTCAAACAACAGCAAGAGTAATTTCTTGGACTGACCGACTTTATTTCTGAGTGAGGTATCACAAAATCCACACGGTACTAACAAAATACTCGCAAGGCTTTGTAAGGATGACCAAGTCGAGCTCTGAATGGGAACAACGTTCGGGCAGTTTGCATAGCAACAGCCAACCTGCTGATTTTCCCCTCTTCTGTAAGCGTGTTTGAGACTGAAACacgggaaaaaataaaagaataatataTATCCCCAAGATCAGCCAGCGCTAAGGTGAGAGACCACGGGCCACGCGGGCGGCTGCACAAACGCTTCACAGCCCCGTCCCGTTCTCGACACAACAGCTGTTCCGTGAAGAGTCCTGCCCATCCGCGCTAACACCGCGGGGCCGCGCTCGGTGTGCGCGCTGCGGCCGCGGCGGCGCCGGGGCTGGGGATGCCCGGGGTTCCCGAGGTGCCGGGTGTTCCGCGAGTTCCCGGGGTTCCGGGGGTGTCGGGGATTCCCGGGGTGCAGCGGGCTGCCAGAGTCCCGGGGCTGCCGGCGCGGCGGCGGAGCGGGCGGCGGAGCGTTGCCCCGCGCCGCCCTTGGCCGTCGAggccggggcagcagcagcaggcggcggcggccgccgtTCCGGTCCCGGGGAGGTCCCGGCGGAGGCGACGCGGCCCGGGCCGGCggctgtggagcagcaggcaggcgAAGGGGTTGACGGCGCTGTTGGCCGCCGCCACGATGGCCAGAGCCGCCAGCagctcccgccgccccccgccgggCGCCGAGGCCAGGCCGAGCTCCGCGGCGCAGCGGGGCAGCCGGCAGAGGGCGAACAGACCCGCCAGCACCAGCGGCAGCCGCAGCGCCCGCGCCCGCCCGCGGGACAggccgccccccggcccgggCATCCGCTGCCGTCGGGCGGTCAAGCTGCGGGCGCAGGCCCAGCAGAGGAGCCCGGCGGGCGCCAGGAAGCCGGTGGCCGCCCCGTAGACGGCGAAGGCGAGGCCGTGCCAGCGCGGCAGCTCTTCGAAGACGCTGCGGCAGCGGGACCCgccggggcgcggggccggggtgAAGGCGAAGGCGTGGGGCAGGGCGAGCAGCGGCGCCAGCAGCCAGCCCAGGGCGGCCAGAGCGCCCGCGGGCAGCGCCGGGCGGTGCCGCTCCAgcgccagcagcaccagcccgtGGGCCGAGGCCAGCGGCCCGCTGCGCTGCAGCAGCGGCAGGAGGCGGCAGGCGGCGGCTCCCGGGGGCCCGGCGGAGCCGCGGAGCTCCGCCGCCagccgcggcagcagcgccAGCCAGCAGCCCGCCAGGTCAGCCAGCGCCAGGTGCCCCACCAGCAggtcccgccgccgccgcggctgCCCCCCGCACAGCCGCCGCAACACCAGCCCGTTGCCCACtagcgccagcagcagcacggAGCCCGCCCAGGCCGCCCGCGGGCCAGGGAGGGGCGAGGTGGCGCCGGGGGCCGAGAGGTTGAGGCCGGGGAGTAAGGGGTCCTGCTCCATCGGGGCAGACGCCGCTCGGGCCCCCGAGATTTccccggcggcggcgcggctCTCCCCGCAGTTTATATAGGGGTTCGCCGTCATCCGGCACAGGGGGTGGGCTGCGCGCACGGCGGATCGCACGCCCCCCGCCCCCGGCACCGGCGGGCATCATCCCGCGGCGGTAGGCTCCCCTGCACCGCCCGGCATCGGCGGGCATCGTCCTCCGTCAGTTCGCTCCCTTGCACCGCCCGGGATCTTCTCCCGACGGCTCAGTAACCTCCTCCCCTCGGTGCCGGCAGCACCTCCCCGGCAGAGCGGGGCCCTTCCGAGCATCCCCCGGAGGGCAGACAGGGCGAGCAgcagaggagagcagagagctggGGGTCTCATGGCTACTTCTTCTGGTTgggatgctgaagggagtggagcatctcccatgtgaggaaaagctgagcgagctggggctctggagcttggaggagactgaggggtgacttgttcatggggatcaatatggaaagggggagtgtcaggaggatggagccaggctcttctgggtgacaaccagtgacaggacaaggggcaatgggtgcaaactggaacacaggaggttccacttaagtgtgagaagaaacttcatggtgagggtggcagagcctggcccaggctgcccagggggttgtggagtctccttctgtgcagacattccaacccgcctggacaccttcctgtgtaacctcatctgggtgttcctgctccatggggggattgcactggatgagctttccagggcccttcaacccctcacattctgggatcctgtgaCCCCTGACAGCTGCCCACCCTCGCACCCGTGTCCGCGGACCACGTCGACCCCACACCCCctggcagtgatttttttcccctttccccaaaagaggaaaaggacttAGAGCAGGGAACAGCAAGGAATTGCTACAACTCATAAACCCAGCTGTATTTCTTGCTGGAAAACAAATCCTTTTGCTGCTCCCAAACCAGTTTCTTTGACTATTGTTCCCAGCAGATGGCACTTGGCTACACTGACGCCTCCGTTCAGCTCCGTGTGTGGTggctcagaaaaaaacaaagcagccaaacTGTTAAGAAACCATTAGGAAAAATCTAGTAGAAAATCAACTGAACTTGTGTTTGTGTGGGAATAACTTTTTTGTCTTGTTGATTGAAACGGTTTTACTTCCATTCATAGGTGGCACTCTGGTTGCTTGTTGGTAGCTCAGAATCCTGTTGTAGGACCCAAGGAGGGTGTGTGGGCTgttgtatcacagaatcacagatggtttgtgttggcaggactttcccagctcccccagtccccctgccacgagcagggacatcttcaccagctcagggtgctcagagccccgtccagcctggcctgggatgtctccagggatggttcatccaccacctctctggccaacctgggacaggctctcaccaccctcaggacaacaatttcttcctcatgtctggcctgaatctccctcctttagtttaaaccatcaccccttgtcctgtcacaacaggccctgctcaaaagtctgtcccacctttctcacaggccccttttaagcactgaaaggtgcACTAAGGTGTCCTgaagcttctcttctccagctgaacagcccaactctctcagcctgtccccagcacaggtcTGGAAATggtccagcctcgggtcattcccggggctcctctggcccctctccagcagctccatgtgtgtctgtgctgaggacccagagctggaccagcactgcaggggggtctcagcagagcggagcagaggggcaggatcccccaaacctgctgcccacggggctggggatgcagcccagggcaccatTGGCTTCTGGGCTGCGAGCGCACACAGCGGCTCATGGCCGATCTCTCAGCCCGGtgcccccaagtccttctcctggggctgctctccatcctgcaccccagccgGGACTGGTACCGGGGGCTGTCCCACCAGGgccaggacctggcacttggccttgaaCATCCAACCTGTTGTGCTCCATGTCTCATTTGAATGGATGGTTTTCAGATGGTCAtcagtctggaaaaaaacaggagcaagcaaaactggattttattttaaacttagaGGGTATTGAAGATTGCAGTTTCCAAGGGATTGTGAAAGGGCAGGCAgacaaaatgccattttaatgcacttttgATGGGCAGGTGATGCTCACCAGCTCAGTTGTCTCCTGGTCTGTGCTTAACACCCATGCCTATTTaaagaaagggaggagaaagcagGTGTTTGTTCATCTGGTTCCAGCTGTGGAGGCAGCATTGTCCAGTGGCCCCAAGCTGGGGGCTgaatggaagaggaaaaggtCACACTTGGTGAAAAACACCCGGAGGTCTGTTGCCCTTCCCTTATGGTCCTGTCCCAGATCCAGGGGACCCCTCTAGGcaagaagctgctgcctcccctggggcagctctgcctcCTGGTCTGCTCTAGGTTGAAATgtctcattttctgttctttgcagATTCACGTCCTCCTCATGGATGAGAAAGTTGCCACCAGCAGGCTTGCTGTAGGAGGATCTACTTACAGGTCTTCTGTGATGAGGGGTTCTTAGCTGCGCCCTTTTCCTAAAGGAATAAAGTCTTTTGCCACCATGCATTTAACAAACTCATTAGTGTATTAACAAGTGTACATTGCCTTGATGGCTTTCTTCTGGAGGACCCTCAATGTGTCAAGGCAACTCTTAATCTTCGGTTTTAGATGAGCATGGATCTCTCTACTGTAAAATGAAGCCATTGGCTGTTGATTCCTTGTGCCAGTTGGGCCTTGTAGGGTCCACAATGCGCTGACAGTCTGAGCCAGGTTTTGGTCTGGGGTCCCTAGGTGATTTATGTGTACAAAATCCAGGCCGGCCATAGGAATGTCATCATTAAATGAACTGGAGATTTGGTGCCAAGTGTTCTTTTAACTCTGGTCTGgacatacatatgtatgtgtgcatgtgtgtgttgaTGTATGTGGATATACATGCGTGTGTCTGTATCTCTATATGTGTACATGTATAGACACAAAACTTTTTAGAGTTGTGTTTCTAAGAGTGTTTCTAGGTACAGGCTTCTGCATTTTAAGATTATGGCCAGTTTGGGAAGTTTATAAGCACAGTCAGCCAAAAGGTGATAGTAAAGTTGGGCATTTCCTGTTCCAGTTCTTGTGGTTCGTTTGCTACACCCTGTGCCCATTTCCTAAAGGAGATAAGTGCAGATGCCTTATTGGATGGTCCTGTGAGCCTGACAGTGACATTTCACTTTCTAGGTAAGACTGGGTGGAAGTTCCTCTGAACTGGAAAGCAGAGAGTCGTTCCTGACGGTTGATCATATGCCAATCAGATAACAACTGCCCTTGAAAACGCCACGCTGTTATTTACACCCAGCGCAGGGGTTTATTAGGAACCATGCAGACGCTGATCTGGAATAAACACGTAACACAATGCGTGGCTCTGAGCAGGGTTTCGGCAGGTCCCCCGtggaggaggtggtggtggtggggggtTTTAGGGTTTATTAGGAACAAGGGTTTATTAGGAACCATGTTGCAAGGGTTTATTAGGAACCACGCAGCTGCTGATCTGAAATGAACACATAACATGATGGTGGGTCTGAGCAGGGTGTTGGTTTGGCAGGTCCTGTGTGGAGGACGTGGTGGTGTCAAGGTTTTATTAGAGTTTAGTAGGAACAAGGGTTTATTAGGAACTACGGTGCAAGGGTTAGTTAGGAACCATGCAACTGCTGATCTGGAATAAACACATAACGTGATGGTGACTCTGAGCAGGGTCTTGGTTCGGCAGGTCCCGCGTGGAGGAGGTGATGGTGGCAAGGGTTTATTAGGAACTATGGTGCAAGGGTTTGTTAGGAACCATGCAGCTGCTGATCTGGAATAAACTCATAACGTGATGGTGGCTCCAAGCAGGGTTTCATTTTGGCAGGTCCCACGTGGAGGACGTGGTGATGGCCCGGGCtggtggggaggaaggaggaaccTGCAGCTCTCCCCTCCCGTTATCAGCGCAGccccagcacatccctgctCCTTAtcagccctggcagagctgtgTCCCGCGGCGCTGAGCCTCTGTACATCCTGCCCCCTACGCTATAGGGGCCAGCCCCTCTGCTGGAGTCTGCACGTAAAGCCGGGCACACCGGGCACGCCGTTAGATGTGAGCGGACAGAACAGCTGTGGCGGGCACGGCGAGGAGAGGCGATGCTGGACCTCGTCATCCTGAGCCTCcacttcttcctctgcttcctcATCTCCCTCGCGATCTGGCGCCGACGTGAGGTACAGGCGGCTGCCCTTGGGGCATGCACCCCTGAATGGGCTCCCCTCCCATCTCAGCACCTGCTAATGCCTTTCTCAGCCTTATTTTTATGAGAAATCAGATTTTTCCTTGTACTAGGACTTCAAAGGGAACAGGAGCACTCAGCTAATTGTAAGCAAATTTAGCAGGAAGGCAGGTTTTGTGATTAAACTGCTTACGTTGTCTGCTGGGAGAGGCTTTTAGACGTTTGAAATATGtaagaggaggaagggaaatgCAGACACGTGCTGAAAAGCCCAGGTTGGATTGAGCTTCTCAATAAACAATTCTTTCCCCTCTTGGAGttgacattttcagttttttatcGGCTTGCATCTGTTTGCATTTCTAGCCATAATATTATGTAAAGGGTATTTAGTTTCCATGTAAATCCTGCTGTTTACTGATAGCAAAACTAAATAGTAGAGTATTTTACCTGAAACGCCCTTGTATCtttttgtgtgcatgttttGCAGGGGTATGGTGGTTTAAGTGCAGAGTAAGGGAATAGTGATTTAGAATTTATCTCTCCTCAGCCCCAGGTATCAGGTTTGCAGCAGATGGTTTCCCTGGTCCCAGTTCTGTCAGTGAGCACGCTGACCAGACATTATCACCGAACTCACGTGCTTTTCTTCATGTGCACGTTGATAGTTTTCCACTCAAAGTTCTGCTCCTTTAGCCTCACGTGTGAAACGGGTTGGGGTTTTCTCTGGGACTGAAACATCCTTCCTACACATAGAAATCCAAACATCAACTGCTTTGCAAGTGGTTTCttgattattttgttgttgtttttttaaggatgTGGCTTTGCACGGCTCAAGTACAGGAACAGTTGAAACGGGGCCAGATGGCCTTATATTAATCGGCAAAGAAGATGACATAAAGAAGTCTGGAAGAGTAACAGCCAAGGTCGATGGCAGAGAAGTTGTTGTTTTCTACCATGAAGGGAAATTTCATGCTATGGACTCTCGCTGCTACCGTAAGATATTTGCATGTATGATCTCAGCATTGcaacaattaaacaaaaagtCCGCTGTGTAAATTAATACTGTGTTCTACCCTGTTTCAGATGAAGGAGGCGCTTTACGTCTGGGAGACATTGAGGTAcgtaagcaaaataaaaataacgtAGGGGCATAGAGACGTGTGGAATCTCTAACATgtttatttgaatattttaatctGAACATAACGTTGAAAGAAACGGATGTATATGTAAAATAGCAGGCAGCCATAGAGCTAAATCACCAAACATGGGTTTTATTCCACAGATACTTCCAGGAGAAGAATCAGAAGATAattacttgctttgttttcttctttgcaggATATCGATGGCCAAGCATGTATTGTTTGTCCTTGGCATAAGTACGTAATTACTTTGGAAACAGGAGAAGGATTATATGAAGGAGTAGATCCTTTGGAGCCATCACCAACACCACAGTGGCGATCAAAAGGGGTCAAACAAAGGATCCACAAAGTCACGGTAGACAGTGGGAATGTTTATGTGAGCCCTCCAGATTTCTCTGTGAAATTCGACTCTGATTATTTCGCTGAAAAGtacagaaagaatgaattaaatttggaaaaaatgtgCAACTCAAAACCAGCCAAGTAAGTTGTGGCCAGAAAGCTGAACGCTGGTGAATGCCCCAAAGAAGAAACATTGTCGTGAGATAAAAAACATGCCATGGCCATAAAGATTGTCTCCAGATTAAATTCTGGTGTTAACGTTGtgttaaaacactgaaacacGTAGGACTGGGTAAGATAAGAAGCTCTGCTTTGTCAGAAATGTGATTGATCTTGTGCCAATGAAATTTTTATTTGCACTTGCATGTCAAAAAGAATTATTTACAGCAGAGTGCTTCATAGTACTTGATATTTTAGAAATCTTATTTTGATagtattgttttaatttttcagagggGATATAGTATATTACTACTTAAACATGTTACATAGTTTAAGTTAAATAGTCAGGTGTAAAGGTTATGTTTATATATACTCAACAGTTTATACTTATGATGCCTTTGGAATGACATGgaaatttttaatcttttagaTACCTGAGCAATCTCTGGATGTTTAATAAGTGTCACAAAGAAAAGTACAAAACTTGAGTGTATTTAATGAGCTTTTTTATGCCTCTTTGTCTATTACTACTGTGATTCCATAGAAGTATTCATTTTCCTAATCCCCAGTGAACTCCTTTTGGTAGTTCACCAAATAAATGTGACACGCATTTGTCATTTATGGCTTGTTCTTCCTGATTCTGTTGGACAAGAAAGAAGCTATTTGGTATAAAAACCTGATACATAATGTAGTgcctcttgtttgtttttacttatttaaaatacatttttatacattcatttgcaaaaaaaagtgtttttagtTTAGAGCCAAAGGTTGGGGCGCATTTTTGGGTGATTTGTTGGCTGTATGCAAAATTTGGTGATAATCGGGTTCAGTTTGACGTTGCCTCATCTGAAAGTTTTGTGTGTGCGGTGGGTTGTTGTCCTTTTAACGCACATAAAGGATAAGTAGGTCTGTGTCAACACCATTATTCATATAAATGTATTTAGCAGCAGTGAGGCACAGGGAAGTACCAGAGGAAAACCCCTGTGCCTGTTTGATCGCAatgaaaagaagcaaagcaCACAATGAATTTATTTCAGCGCATTTAGGTGTAGAGGTCCGCCTCTCACCACGCCTGCTTACGTTGTTTTTGTGGTTGATAGGGAGAAGTGGCACCACCTGAGCTGAcctgtttcagttttgtgttttaGAAGAACCGCAGcacagaaacactttttttccctctcttttccttctacttctttctccttccccttccacttccgcttcttttccttctttctacttccccTTCCACTTCCCCTTGcccttccc
The Columba livia isolate bColLiv1 breed racing homer chromosome Z, bColLiv1.pat.W.v2, whole genome shotgun sequence genome window above contains:
- the RFESD gene encoding Rieske domain-containing protein, whose product is MLDLVILSLHFFLCFLISLAIWRRREDVALHGSSTGTVETGPDGLILIGKEDDIKKSGRVTAKVDGREVVVFYHEGKFHAMDSRCYHEGGALRLGDIEDIDGQACIVCPWHKYVITLETGEGLYEGVDPLEPSPTPQWRSKGVKQRIHKVTVDSGNVYVSPPDFSVKFDSDYFAEKYRKNELNLEKMCNSKPAK